Proteins encoded together in one Candidatus Nitrosocaldus cavascurensis window:
- a CDS encoding radical SAM protein: MREIIRDTPLYISLARRYCSIRLVRAKYPLLASVDVSNVCNLHCSHCYWWLNRKEEDGLCAEEWRRIIRKMLKGKVMHVGIAGGEPLLRLDVVKVFCEEMPRHVSVVTNGTLSLQRIDGLYFYFVSIDGTRDVHDQIRGKGSYDRTRRNILDYIERYSNNGYKAWKDIWLSFTINSINYRSVEDCIEEWYGVVNKVAVQFHTPFMKGDPLILPFGEERDYVVSKLLELRKRYPKFIANHPKHLELLRRSWGGKGTTPIACPSWAILSLDHMGRIKRPCCIGSADMNAMKPICEECGLSSYAMLYSYGIRGA; encoded by the coding sequence TTGAGAGAGATAATAAGAGATACTCCACTATACATCTCCCTTGCCAGAAGGTATTGTAGCATAAGGTTAGTTAGAGCAAAGTATCCACTACTTGCTTCCGTAGATGTTTCCAATGTATGTAACCTTCACTGTTCACATTGTTACTGGTGGCTTAATAGAAAGGAGGAGGATGGCTTATGTGCTGAAGAGTGGAGAAGGATAATACGTAAGATGCTCAAGGGCAAGGTTATGCATGTTGGTATTGCTGGGGGAGAACCATTACTACGCTTGGATGTGGTCAAGGTATTCTGCGAGGAGATGCCTAGGCATGTATCTGTAGTAACTAATGGTACACTCTCATTGCAGAGGATAGATGGTCTTTACTTTTACTTTGTGTCTATAGATGGGACTAGAGATGTACATGACCAGATAAGGGGTAAGGGTTCTTACGATAGGACGAGGAGGAACATACTTGATTACATAGAGCGTTACAGCAATAATGGATATAAAGCATGGAAGGATATATGGTTATCATTCACCATAAACTCAATAAACTATAGAAGTGTAGAGGATTGCATAGAGGAGTGGTATGGTGTAGTGAATAAAGTTGCAGTACAGTTCCATACACCATTCATGAAGGGAGACCCCCTCATACTTCCATTCGGGGAAGAGAGAGATTATGTGGTTTCAAAGTTACTGGAGTTGAGGAAGAGGTATCCTAAATTCATCGCCAATCATCCAAAGCATCTTGAACTCTTGAGAAGGAGCTGGGGAGGTAAAGGCACAACGCCTATAGCATGCCCATCGTGGGCAATATTATCACTAGATCATATGGGTAGGATTAAGAGACCATGCTGTATAGGAAGTGCAGATATGAACGCCATGAAACCTATCTGTGAAGAATGTGGGTTAAGTAGTTATGCTATGCTATACAGTTATGGTATAAGAGGTGCATAA
- a CDS encoding HAD family hydrolase: MKVVSFDLDGTIFKKGLDDIFWNRLIPELVAREKGISMDEAVRYVINEYDSIGPNDIRWYIPEYWFCRFGLTYTMLDHLLNIMEEQYYANGMYDDVPLLAEIGKRYRLIISTCNPPAMAKKKLSIIKRSNVSVDALFSSISYNMVKSKEFYSIICKEMNVSAESILHVGDDVVQDLKVPRSIGMQAILMDRRCEGNYYNDKGLVNKRAIRMHDVECVVCSIKELIDMIIQ; encoded by the coding sequence TTGAAGGTTGTATCATTCGATCTAGATGGTACAATCTTCAAGAAGGGGTTGGATGACATCTTCTGGAATAGATTGATACCAGAGTTGGTTGCTAGAGAGAAGGGCATAAGCATGGATGAGGCTGTAAGATATGTTATTAACGAGTATGACTCTATAGGTCCAAATGATATAAGATGGTATATACCAGAGTACTGGTTCTGTAGATTTGGACTTACCTACACTATGCTAGACCATCTACTCAACATAATGGAAGAGCAATACTATGCCAATGGCATGTATGATGATGTGCCTTTACTTGCAGAGATAGGTAAGAGGTATAGACTGATCATATCAACATGTAACCCACCAGCAATGGCAAAGAAGAAACTATCCATAATCAAGAGAAGCAATGTTAGTGTAGATGCGCTATTCTCCTCCATATCATACAATATGGTCAAGAGTAAAGAGTTCTATAGTATAATCTGTAAGGAGATGAATGTTAGTGCAGAGAGTATATTGCATGTAGGTGATGATGTGGTGCAGGATCTCAAGGTACCAAGATCAATTGGTATGCAAGCAATACTTATGGATAGAAGGTGTGAAGGGAATTATTATAATGATAAAGGTCTAGTTAATAAAAGGGCTATCAGAATGCATGATGTAGAATGTGTAGTTTGCTCCATCAAGGAACTCATTGATATGATCATACAATAG
- a CDS encoding DUF504 domain-containing protein produces the protein MKRRRRRRRKGMLEELLSKAIHADDINAYTVVYRDKDMLKELSLDEFLKLSENFQSIPASRIVYVKKYGNEVYSSSRARVEQE, from the coding sequence ATGAAGAGAAGAAGGAGGAGGAGAAGGAAGGGTATGCTTGAGGAACTCTTAAGCAAGGCCATACATGCAGATGATATCAATGCCTACACTGTTGTCTACAGGGATAAGGATATGCTGAAGGAGTTAAGCCTTGATGAGTTCCTTAAATTATCAGAGAACTTTCAGAGCATACCTGCAAGTAGGATAGTTTATGTTAAGAAGTATGGAAATGAAGTGTATTCCTCATCAAGAGCAAGGGTAGAGCAGGAATAA
- a CDS encoding PepSY domain-containing protein codes for MRMLRRYGIIAAIVAAAIVATIGVVSAYKYYSTPEIQGSANLAAVIENFIKENRKVTFESASKTVEAGNVGVIVTEGRFTVMQGYLVYAFRVVDLERGESYKMIVDAGNGSVLYTSEPVIFRSSKYAYANIAVKISDAATNAVKEVVNGTVESGKLIIDKNNGSAFYTFMIKDGEGKFYMVRVDAKDGSVIDVVETGNSKGWYKEYWHDHYYYGYGHEYGYGYKHGW; via the coding sequence ATGAGAATGTTGAGAAGGTATGGTATAATAGCAGCAATAGTCGCTGCTGCAATAGTTGCAACCATAGGTGTAGTATCAGCATACAAATACTATTCTACACCAGAGATACAGGGTTCTGCCAACCTTGCTGCTGTTATAGAGAACTTCATAAAGGAGAATAGAAAGGTTACATTCGAATCAGCATCAAAGACTGTTGAGGCTGGTAATGTAGGGGTGATAGTTACAGAGGGAAGGTTCACAGTAATGCAGGGCTATCTGGTTTATGCATTTAGAGTAGTAGACCTTGAAAGAGGGGAAAGTTACAAGATGATAGTAGATGCTGGTAATGGTTCTGTGCTTTACACATCTGAGCCAGTAATATTCAGATCATCAAAGTATGCATATGCAAATATAGCTGTAAAGATATCAGATGCAGCAACAAATGCAGTCAAAGAGGTTGTCAATGGAACTGTTGAGTCTGGTAAATTAATTATAGATAAGAATAACGGTAGCGCATTCTACACCTTCATGATTAAGGATGGTGAAGGCAAGTTCTATATGGTAAGGGTAGATGCAAAAGATGGTAGTGTAATTGATGTTGTTGAAACTGGTAATAGCAAGGGCTGGTACAAAGAGTATTGGCATGATCATTACTACTATGGCTACGGCCATGAATATGGATATGGATACAAGCATGGATGGTAA
- a CDS encoding 30S ribosomal protein S9 translates to MSSSSMMELYPGARKTARAVAVISEGKGRVWINNTPLEIIEPEVARYIILTPLILAGDARDKVDLKVKVEGGGVIGQALASAIAIARALTGYAKGKREVKDHPLPKNVREEIKKRIIEYDRHLLIGDPRQKEPKKFGGPGARRRRQKSYR, encoded by the coding sequence ATGAGTAGTAGCAGTATGATGGAACTATACCCAGGGGCTAGGAAGACTGCTAGAGCAGTAGCGGTGATAAGCGAGGGTAAAGGGAGGGTATGGATAAACAATACCCCTTTGGAGATAATTGAGCCAGAGGTTGCTAGATATATCATTCTAACCCCATTGATACTTGCTGGGGATGCAAGGGATAAGGTTGATCTTAAGGTTAAGGTTGAAGGAGGAGGTGTTATTGGTCAAGCATTGGCATCTGCAATAGCTATAGCAAGGGCGTTAACTGGATATGCTAAAGGCAAGAGGGAGGTTAAAGATCATCCACTACCAAAGAATGTTAGGGAAGAGATAAAGAAGAGGATAATTGAGTATGATAGGCATCTACTCATAGGGGATCCAAGGCAGAAGGAACCAAAGAAGTTTGGTGGCCCTGGAGCAAGGAGGAGAAGGCAGAAGTCATACAGGTAG
- a CDS encoding helix-turn-helix transcriptional regulator: MNDASSSDDEDIHITADLLYELASPSRLAILYELSKGRELRLGEVARALNLTMQETHRNMARLVDAGLVAKNTNGRFVLTECGMLTARQLNYFRFIAKHIDILRSYTLTRIPSVFMNRVGELVNCRVVHGVSVVLEKLKALEARAEEYINIIVAQAWYEEGKILIDRLSNGINIRMILTNSTIVPKEIIDSGIPKTMHGFKLKGVLQTRVAESVGAAVYVSEREAGLMLPNLSSIFDMNILFLSEDKYFHTWCSDLFMHYWNSADEAKGVERIVRIVE; encoded by the coding sequence ATGAATGATGCTAGTAGTAGTGATGACGAGGATATACATATAACAGCAGATCTACTCTACGAACTTGCTAGTCCAAGCAGATTGGCAATACTTTACGAGTTAAGCAAGGGAAGAGAGTTAAGGCTTGGTGAGGTTGCAAGAGCACTGAACCTCACAATGCAAGAAACCCACAGAAACATGGCTAGGCTTGTTGATGCAGGTCTGGTTGCAAAGAATACCAATGGTAGATTCGTACTAACTGAGTGTGGCATGCTTACTGCTAGACAACTCAACTACTTCAGATTCATAGCAAAGCATATAGACATCTTAAGATCATACACACTAACAAGGATACCAAGTGTATTCATGAACAGAGTTGGTGAACTAGTTAACTGCAGAGTTGTCCATGGGGTCTCTGTTGTTCTAGAGAAACTGAAGGCGTTGGAGGCTAGAGCAGAGGAGTACATTAACATAATAGTTGCACAGGCGTGGTATGAGGAGGGTAAGATTCTGATAGATAGGTTGAGTAATGGCATCAATATAAGAATGATCCTTACAAATAGCACTATAGTACCTAAGGAGATAATAGATTCTGGTATACCAAAGACCATGCATGGATTTAAACTAAAGGGCGTACTTCAAACAAGGGTAGCGGAGAGTGTAGGTGCTGCTGTATATGTATCGGAGAGAGAGGCAGGGCTTATGCTACCAAACCTATCTAGTATATTCGATATGAATATACTATTCCTAAGCGAGGATAAGTACTTCCATACATGGTGCAGTGATCTCTTCATGCACTACTGGAACAGTGCTGATGAAGCAAAGGGTGTAGAAAGGATAGTTAGGATAGTTGAGTAA
- a CDS encoding NAD(P)-dependent malic enzyme: MSGKTDADDSYNAITLHKRLRGKIEVRNRLIIRSMRDISLVYTPGVADVAMEIARDKSNAYIYTSKWNNVAIVTDGSRVLGLGDIGAEAALPVMEGKAMIFRQFGGVYAFPICLATKDKDEIIRIVKGISPSFAAISIEDIESPKCLAIVDELQSGLDIPVFHDDQHGTAVAVLAALLNALRLVGKRLEDAKIVVAGAGAAGYGIVSILHRANARNILVVDSTGIISRDRKENMNPYKLRIAEMSNPEQVRGSLQDAIKGADVFIGVSGKADIVSKAMVGSMSKDAIVFALTNPVPEIPPYMAKKAGARIVATGRSDYHNQINNAIVFPSLMRAMLDLTIKRIEWDMLIHVAFAIADLAGNNISERYIIPNIMDNRLLEVVRNAVKYYQTQ, encoded by the coding sequence ATGAGTGGCAAGACTGATGCTGATGATAGTTACAATGCAATTACCCTGCACAAGAGGCTGAGGGGCAAGATAGAGGTTAGGAACAGGTTAATTATAAGATCAATGCGTGATATTAGCCTTGTGTACACTCCTGGTGTAGCAGATGTAGCGATGGAGATAGCAAGGGATAAGAGCAATGCTTACATATACACATCAAAGTGGAATAACGTAGCAATAGTTACAGATGGCTCAAGAGTACTTGGTCTAGGGGATATAGGCGCTGAGGCTGCGCTCCCAGTCATGGAAGGTAAAGCAATGATATTCAGGCAGTTTGGAGGAGTCTATGCATTCCCCATATGCTTGGCAACAAAGGATAAGGATGAGATAATTAGGATAGTCAAGGGTATAAGCCCATCATTTGCAGCAATAAGCATAGAGGATATCGAGTCACCAAAGTGCCTAGCAATAGTTGATGAACTCCAGAGTGGTTTAGACATACCAGTATTCCATGATGATCAGCATGGTACTGCAGTAGCAGTACTTGCAGCACTACTTAACGCATTGAGGCTCGTTGGTAAGAGGTTGGAGGATGCAAAGATAGTTGTTGCAGGGGCAGGGGCAGCAGGTTATGGCATAGTTAGCATACTACACAGAGCCAACGCAAGGAATATACTCGTAGTTGATTCCACAGGGATAATAAGTAGGGATAGGAAGGAGAATATGAATCCATATAAGTTGAGGATAGCAGAGATGAGCAATCCAGAGCAGGTTAGAGGTTCGCTGCAGGATGCTATAAAGGGCGCAGATGTATTCATAGGTGTATCTGGCAAGGCAGATATAGTGAGCAAAGCAATGGTTGGAAGCATGAGTAAGGATGCGATAGTCTTTGCATTGACCAATCCAGTGCCTGAGATACCACCATATATGGCAAAGAAGGCTGGAGCAAGGATAGTTGCTACTGGCAGATCGGATTACCATAATCAGATAAATAATGCTATTGTATTCCCATCGTTGATGAGGGCTATGCTTGACCTAACCATAAAACGTATAGAATGGGATATGCTTATTCATGTTGCATTTGCTATAGCAGACCTTGCTGGTAATAACATTAGCGAGAGATATATAATACCGAATATTATGGATAATAGACTATTGGAGGTTGTTAGGAATGCAGTTAAGTATTATCAGACTCAATAA